In the genome of Palaemon carinicauda isolate YSFRI2023 chromosome 15, ASM3689809v2, whole genome shotgun sequence, one region contains:
- the LOC137653976 gene encoding splicing regulatory glutamine/lysine-rich protein 1-like translates to MKLREKPEEWYEMKQREKPGEWYQKKQREKPREWYEMKQREKPGEWYEMQQREKPEEWYHMKQREKPGEWYEIKQWDKLGEWYEMKQRDKPGECYDMKEREKPKEWYEMKQRGKPGEWYEMKQRVSRESGMR, encoded by the coding sequence ATGAAGCTAAGGGAGAAACCagaagagtggtatgagatgaagcaaagggagaagccaggagagtggtatcaGAAGAAACAAAGGGAGAAGCcaagagagtggtatgagatgaagcaaagggaaaagccgggagagtggtatgagatgcagcaaagggagaagccagaagaATGGTATCATATGAAGCAAAGGGaaaagccaggagagtggtatgagataaAACAATGGGATAAGCTAGGAGAGTGGTATGAAATGAAGCAAAGAGATAAGCCAGGAGAGTGTTATGATATGAAGGAAAGGGAGAAGCCaaaagagtggtatgagatgaagcaaaggggtAAGCctggagagtggtatgagatgaagcaaagggtgAGCCGAGAGAGTGGCATGAGATAA